One segment of Phycisphaerae bacterium DNA contains the following:
- a CDS encoding L,D-transpeptidase family protein, translating to MARRKLRKFWARPANKFLASLVAFVLCSWLVYQGLSWAVGPMPADQGARRLELADGGDYDTLVVERVPLASRSEAPAAPVTGGLPLLAADPAPSAAEPAPSETKTPEPLEAKAAAALAEAEQLIRSRKTVKARSLLNEFLTANGYDEPNTAVERLALELGEQSILTPGLAPDDHLCYPYTVKSGDLLMRIANPCHVPYRFICRINGIADPRQLRVDQRLKLVRGPINAVVVKHKFMMYMYLQDAVFARYAVGLGKNDKTPTGTWLVEDCVKNPAYTDPDTGKLYAGADPENPTGGYWVRLKGLTGEAVGKSGFGIHGTIEPESIGKMMSKGCVRLHKKDIAEVFDMLESGASKITVLP from the coding sequence ATGGCCAGACGGAAACTCCGGAAGTTCTGGGCGCGTCCCGCCAACAAGTTCCTGGCATCGTTGGTTGCGTTCGTGCTCTGTTCATGGCTGGTCTACCAGGGTCTCTCGTGGGCGGTTGGGCCGATGCCGGCCGATCAGGGGGCGAGGCGTCTTGAGTTGGCCGACGGAGGCGACTACGACACGTTGGTGGTCGAGCGGGTGCCGCTGGCCAGCCGATCGGAGGCCCCTGCCGCCCCGGTGACGGGCGGCCTGCCGCTTCTGGCCGCCGATCCCGCGCCGTCCGCTGCGGAACCGGCGCCGTCCGAGACGAAAACTCCCGAGCCTCTGGAGGCCAAAGCGGCGGCGGCCCTGGCTGAGGCGGAGCAGTTGATCCGAAGCCGTAAGACGGTTAAGGCCCGCAGCCTGCTGAACGAATTCCTGACCGCCAATGGCTACGATGAGCCCAACACCGCGGTCGAGCGGCTGGCGTTGGAGCTGGGCGAGCAGAGCATCCTGACGCCGGGCCTGGCTCCCGACGACCACCTGTGCTATCCCTACACGGTCAAGTCGGGCGACCTGCTGATGCGGATCGCCAACCCCTGCCATGTGCCCTACCGGTTCATCTGCCGGATCAACGGGATCGCCGATCCGCGGCAGCTTCGCGTCGATCAGCGGCTCAAGCTGGTGCGCGGGCCGATCAACGCGGTCGTGGTCAAGCACAAGTTCATGATGTACATGTACCTTCAGGACGCGGTGTTCGCCCGGTATGCGGTGGGCCTCGGCAAGAACGATAAGACGCCGACGGGCACGTGGCTGGTCGAGGACTGCGTCAAGAACCCAGCCTATACCGATCCGGACACGGGCAAGCTCTATGCGGGCGCCGACCCGGAGAATCCGACCGGCGGCTACTGGGTGCGTCTGAAGGGATTGACGGGCGAGGCGGTGGGCAAGAGCGGGTTCGGCATTCACGGCACCATTGAGCCCGAGAGCATCGGCAAGATGATGAGCAAGGGGTGCGTGCGGCTGCACAAGAAGGACATTGCCGAGGTCTTCGACATGCTGGAGTCCGGAGCCAGCAAGATCACCGTCCTGCCGTAG
- a CDS encoding PilZ domain-containing protein encodes MVTTTPISGMSEKIERFVERFRTHAATSEFETRRTAPRFLMAEPVDVMIDSDETPADVILASGRDISSNGIGIYANKPIRAGTEMIVSIESGADRLLAKAVAVHSTMSVGLYKVGARFIV; translated from the coding sequence ATGGTCACGACGACCCCCATTTCGGGCATGAGCGAAAAGATCGAACGTTTTGTCGAGCGTTTCCGTACCCATGCGGCGACCAGCGAGTTCGAAACCCGCCGCACCGCTCCGCGATTCCTGATGGCCGAACCGGTGGACGTGATGATCGATTCGGATGAGACGCCCGCCGACGTGATTCTGGCCTCCGGACGCGACATCAGCAGCAACGGAATCGGCATCTACGCCAACAAGCCCATCAGGGCGGGCACGGAAATGATCGTCAGCATCGAAAGCGGCGCCGACCGGCTGCTCGCCAAGGCCGTCGCCGTCCACAGCACCATGTCCGTCGGTCTCTACAAGGTCGGCGCGCGATTCATCGTCTAG
- the recA gene encoding recombinase RecA has protein sequence MAARAAKAKAKPQIQADDGQKKEEVLQQALQHITKVYGKGAIMQLDSDLIASVPGISTGSLSLDLALGGRGVPKGRVIEMFGPESSGKTTLALAIIASAQRENGVAAFIDAEHALDPTWAKRVGVNLEALLVSQPDTGEQALDIAEMLVRTNAVDVIVIDSVAALIPEAEIKGEMIDQQVGVQARLMSKALRKLTGAIHKSNTCVIFINQLRQKIGVMYGNPETTPGGMALKFYSSVRIDIRRISSIKEGERTTGNRVRAKVVKNKVAPPFRMAEFDIMFDRGVDPEGDLLDLAVEEKIVDKSGAWFTYGETKVGQGREAAKQFLRDNADVMAEIRQQVLDKKGVDEAAVPSASDEELGGDDDGDEVAISTRKGKGK, from the coding sequence ATGGCAGCCAGAGCAGCCAAGGCGAAAGCCAAACCGCAGATTCAGGCCGACGACGGTCAGAAGAAGGAAGAGGTCCTCCAGCAGGCCTTGCAGCACATCACGAAGGTGTACGGCAAAGGCGCGATCATGCAGCTCGACAGCGATCTGATCGCCTCGGTGCCGGGGATATCGACGGGATCGCTGAGCCTTGACCTGGCGCTGGGCGGTCGCGGCGTGCCCAAGGGCCGGGTGATCGAGATGTTCGGGCCGGAGTCGTCGGGCAAGACGACGCTGGCCCTTGCGATCATCGCCAGCGCCCAGCGGGAGAACGGGGTGGCGGCGTTCATCGACGCCGAGCACGCGTTGGACCCGACGTGGGCCAAGCGGGTGGGGGTGAACCTCGAGGCCCTGCTGGTCTCTCAGCCGGACACCGGCGAGCAGGCCCTGGACATCGCGGAGATGCTGGTCCGCACCAACGCGGTGGACGTGATCGTGATCGACTCGGTGGCGGCGCTGATTCCGGAAGCCGAGATCAAAGGCGAGATGATCGACCAGCAGGTCGGCGTCCAGGCGCGGCTGATGAGCAAGGCGCTGCGGAAGCTGACCGGGGCGATTCACAAGTCGAACACGTGCGTAATCTTCATCAACCAGCTCCGCCAGAAGATCGGCGTGATGTACGGGAACCCGGAGACCACGCCGGGCGGGATGGCGCTGAAGTTCTACAGCTCGGTCCGGATCGACATCCGCCGGATCAGCTCGATCAAGGAAGGCGAGCGAACGACGGGCAACCGGGTGCGGGCCAAGGTGGTCAAGAACAAGGTGGCGCCGCCCTTCCGGATGGCCGAGTTCGACATCATGTTCGACCGCGGCGTGGACCCGGAGGGCGACCTGTTGGATCTGGCCGTTGAGGAGAAGATCGTCGACAAGAGCGGCGCGTGGTTCACCTACGGCGAGACCAAGGTCGGCCAGGGCCGCGAAGCGGCCAAGCAGTTCCTGCGGGACAACGCCGACGTGATGGCGGAGATCCGCCAGCAGGTGCTGGACAAGAAGGGCGTGGACGAAGCCGCCGTGCCGTCCGCGTCCGACGAGGAGCTCGGCGGCGACGATGACGGGGACGAAGTCGCGATCTCCACCAGAAAAGGCAAAGGCAAATGA
- the purE gene encoding 5-(carboxyamino)imidazole ribonucleotide mutase, whose product MHVTSGKGKSQVAVILGSDSDLEMVGGGLKLLEEFGIGYELRILSAHRTPKETAAYVEGLTETGVKVVIAAAGLSAALPGTVAAHTLLPVIGIPVSVGTLGGLDALLSISQMPPGVPVAAVTIGSPGARNAALLAVRILALSDQGLAGKLAAYADKQRESVLAKDQQCRK is encoded by the coding sequence ATGCACGTGACGTCAGGCAAAGGCAAATCGCAGGTGGCGGTGATCCTCGGCAGCGACAGCGATCTGGAAATGGTCGGCGGCGGACTGAAGCTGCTGGAGGAATTCGGGATCGGCTATGAGCTTCGGATTCTCTCCGCCCATCGAACGCCCAAGGAAACGGCTGCCTACGTCGAAGGGCTTACGGAGACGGGCGTGAAGGTGGTGATCGCGGCGGCGGGGCTGTCAGCCGCCCTGCCGGGCACGGTTGCCGCCCATACACTTTTACCAGTGATCGGCATTCCGGTCAGCGTGGGAACCCTCGGCGGGCTCGACGCCCTGCTGAGCATTTCGCAGATGCCGCCCGGCGTGCCGGTGGCGGCGGTGACGATCGGTTCGCCCGGGGCCCGCAACGCCGCCCTGCTGGCGGTGCGAATCCTGGCCCTGTCGGATCAGGGGTTGGCTGGGAAACTCGCCGCGTATGCCGACAAGCAGCGCGAGAGCGTTCTAGCCAAGGATCAGCAGTGCCGCAAGTAA
- the alaS gene encoding alanine--tRNA ligase translates to MTSRVDIRGEFIRYFETLKHTFVPSSPVVLQGDPTLLFANAGMNQFKDVFLGIGARPYNRAVNSQKCIRVSGKHNDLEDVGRDTYHHTFFEMLGNWSFGDYFKAEAIEWAWKLLTQVWGLPKERLYATVFAGDEGMGLAPDAEAASLWAKVTDIDPSHIKKFGQKDNFWQMAETGPCGPCSEIHIDLTPDGSGGSLVNKGDARVIELWNLVFIQFDRDESGKLTPLPARHVDTGMGLERTWAAMKLLNLWSEGKPATFSDYGTPLFVPIIRKIEEITGCTYGSTRTHLADRYDSDDTENIVDIVCRVLADHVRTLTFAISDGVLPSNEGRGYVMRRLLRRAARYGRKLEVQEPFIHKLVPTVVEMMKGAFPELADKAQLVTETIHEEEKAFGRTLDRGIDIFEQVASRVQSSGGATFPGDEAFKLYDTYGFPLDLTQLMARERGLTVNEEQFAELMNQQRQRARQASKGAGAKAALAEDLSLPATDDSAKYSLSPLEARLFGWIADGKWSDSGELRQGQEAALVVDRTNFYAESGGQIGDKGRIIVDGAEFVVEDTLKAGDGTVLHQGRLVVGQLKPGQAVRLEVNRRRRLDTMNNHTATHLLQWSLRQVLGDHVKQAGSLVNDEYLRFDFTHGKALSDKEIDRVEQLVLQRIDESAAVVAKDSTLAEALASGVTALFGEKYGEQVRVIAVGAADLESLQGAFSRELCGGTHVDNTAQIMDFKIIREESLQTGVRRITARTGRALRGLLHERYRDVGQLSQLLKAAPEQIGERVAALMEENRKLKKQLKDGPVGVDVNAAVDQLVDGAVKIGPATLVVGELPSAPVDKIRAQVDRLKKKLDNPVIFFGTRSDGKVLLLAAVSDELIKQGLSAGEIVRRTAPIVGGGGGGKEHLAQAGGKLPDKLPEALAEVEKIIRETLSVAQ, encoded by the coding sequence ATGACGTCAAGGGTCGATATCCGGGGCGAGTTCATTCGCTATTTCGAGACGTTGAAGCACACGTTTGTGCCCTCGTCGCCGGTGGTGCTGCAGGGCGACCCGACGCTGCTGTTCGCCAACGCGGGCATGAACCAGTTCAAGGACGTGTTTCTGGGGATCGGGGCGCGCCCGTACAACCGCGCGGTCAACTCCCAGAAGTGCATCCGGGTCAGCGGCAAGCACAACGACCTGGAGGACGTGGGGCGCGACACGTACCACCACACGTTCTTCGAGATGCTGGGCAACTGGTCGTTCGGCGACTACTTCAAGGCCGAGGCGATCGAGTGGGCGTGGAAGCTGCTGACGCAGGTGTGGGGCCTGCCGAAAGAGCGGCTGTACGCGACGGTGTTCGCGGGCGACGAAGGGATGGGGCTGGCTCCGGACGCCGAGGCGGCTTCGCTGTGGGCGAAGGTGACGGACATCGACCCGTCGCACATCAAGAAGTTCGGCCAGAAAGACAACTTCTGGCAGATGGCTGAGACCGGGCCGTGCGGTCCGTGCAGCGAGATTCACATCGACCTGACGCCGGACGGTTCCGGCGGCTCGCTGGTCAACAAGGGCGACGCGCGGGTGATCGAGCTGTGGAACCTGGTGTTTATCCAGTTCGATCGGGACGAGTCGGGCAAGTTGACGCCGCTGCCGGCCAGGCACGTCGATACGGGCATGGGCCTGGAGCGGACGTGGGCGGCGATGAAGCTGCTAAACCTCTGGTCGGAGGGCAAGCCGGCGACGTTCTCGGATTACGGGACGCCGCTGTTCGTCCCGATTATTCGGAAGATCGAGGAGATCACCGGCTGCACCTACGGTTCGACGCGGACGCATCTGGCCGACCGATACGACAGCGACGACACGGAAAACATCGTGGACATCGTCTGCCGCGTGCTGGCCGACCACGTGCGGACGCTGACGTTCGCCATCAGCGACGGCGTGCTGCCGTCAAACGAGGGCCGCGGCTACGTGATGCGGCGTCTGCTGCGCCGCGCCGCGCGGTACGGCCGCAAGCTGGAAGTCCAGGAGCCGTTCATCCACAAACTCGTGCCGACCGTGGTCGAGATGATGAAGGGGGCGTTCCCGGAACTGGCCGATAAGGCCCAACTGGTGACCGAGACGATCCACGAGGAAGAGAAGGCATTCGGGCGAACGCTCGATCGCGGCATCGACATTTTTGAGCAGGTGGCCTCGCGGGTGCAGTCGTCCGGCGGCGCGACGTTCCCGGGCGATGAGGCGTTCAAGCTCTACGACACCTACGGCTTCCCGCTGGACCTCACGCAGCTCATGGCCCGCGAGCGCGGGTTGACGGTCAACGAGGAGCAATTCGCTGAACTGATGAACCAGCAGCGTCAGCGGGCGCGTCAGGCGTCGAAGGGCGCCGGGGCCAAGGCGGCGCTGGCGGAAGACCTCTCGCTGCCCGCGACCGACGACAGTGCCAAGTACAGCCTTTCGCCCCTTGAGGCCAGGCTGTTCGGCTGGATCGCCGACGGCAAGTGGAGCGACAGCGGCGAGCTTCGCCAAGGCCAGGAGGCGGCGCTGGTGGTCGACCGGACGAATTTCTACGCCGAGTCCGGCGGGCAGATCGGGGACAAAGGCCGGATCATCGTCGACGGCGCGGAGTTCGTCGTGGAAGACACTCTGAAGGCGGGCGACGGGACCGTGCTGCACCAGGGGCGGCTGGTCGTCGGCCAGCTTAAGCCGGGCCAGGCAGTGCGGCTGGAGGTGAATCGGCGGCGGCGGCTGGATACGATGAACAATCACACCGCCACGCACCTGCTGCAGTGGAGTCTGCGTCAGGTGCTGGGCGATCACGTCAAGCAGGCCGGTTCACTGGTCAACGACGAATACCTGCGGTTCGACTTCACGCACGGCAAGGCGCTGAGCGACAAGGAGATCGACCGGGTCGAGCAACTGGTGCTCCAGCGGATCGACGAGTCGGCGGCGGTGGTGGCCAAGGACAGCACGCTGGCGGAGGCTTTGGCCAGCGGCGTGACCGCCCTGTTCGGCGAAAAATACGGCGAGCAGGTGCGGGTGATCGCGGTGGGCGCAGCCGACCTGGAGAGCCTCCAAGGCGCGTTCTCGCGGGAGCTGTGCGGCGGAACGCACGTGGACAACACCGCCCAGATCATGGACTTCAAGATCATCCGCGAGGAGTCGCTTCAGACCGGCGTGCGGCGCATCACCGCCCGGACCGGCCGAGCGCTGCGCGGGCTTCTGCACGAGCGGTACCGCGATGTCGGGCAGCTCTCGCAACTTCTGAAGGCTGCGCCGGAGCAGATCGGCGAGCGGGTCGCGGCCCTGATGGAAGAGAATCGCAAGCTCAAGAAGCAGCTCAAGGACGGTCCGGTGGGCGTCGACGTCAACGCGGCGGTCGATCAACTGGTTGACGGCGCGGTCAAAATCGGACCGGCCACGCTGGTGGTCGGCGAACTGCCCTCGGCGCCGGTGGATAAAATCCGGGCCCAGGTCGACCGGCTCAAGAAGAAGCTCGACAATCCGGTGATCTTCTTCGGCACCCGCAGCGACGGCAAGGTGCTGTTGCTGGCCGCAGTCAGCGACGAGCTGATCAAACAGGGCCTTTCCGCGGGCGAGATCGTCCGACGGACCGCTCCGATCGTCGGCGGAGGCGGCGGCGGCAAGGAGCATCTGGCCCAGGCGGGCGGCAAGCTGCCGGACAAGCTTCCCGAAGCCCTGGCCGAAGTCGAGAAGATCATCCGCGAGACCCTCAGCGTCGCCCAGTAG
- a CDS encoding ribosome biogenesis GTPase Der, producing the protein MSLKIVPIIGRPNVGKSTLFNRLAGRMISIVDAKAGITRDRLSVICHADDRYFELVDTGGYGIEDLDALGPEVERQIRFALDRADLIIFLVDVQSGITPLDRRVADILRREQVPVLVVANKVDDRVHEYAMHEFESLGLGVPQPISALHGTGISDLLEEVARRLPPSDEQAPAEPIMQMAIVGPRNAGKSTFINTLAGEERVIVSEIPGTTRDAVDVRFQIGNRTFLAIDTAGVRKKGKIRESVDFYSYVRAERSIRRADVILLMVDASQPIAQITKKLAGYITENCKPCVIVINKWDLAVGKADIQDYAEYVEKTMPGLSFAPISLTCAKDAINVQETVKLAYKLFEQASTRVSTGQLNEAIEEIRKAKAPSGAKSKARPRFYYATQIGVRPPTIVLFVNDRQAFGEDYQRFIVNRFRDLLPFAEVPIRLMVRERTRSQEGGKPPGKRPPKA; encoded by the coding sequence GTGAGTCTTAAAATCGTACCAATTATCGGACGTCCGAACGTCGGGAAAAGCACGTTGTTCAACCGCCTGGCCGGGCGGATGATCAGCATCGTCGACGCCAAGGCCGGCATCACGCGCGACCGGCTTTCGGTCATCTGTCACGCCGACGACCGCTACTTCGAGCTGGTTGACACCGGCGGCTACGGCATCGAGGACCTCGACGCCCTCGGCCCGGAGGTCGAGCGACAGATCCGCTTCGCCCTGGACCGGGCCGACCTGATCATTTTCCTGGTGGATGTCCAGTCCGGCATCACGCCGCTGGACCGTCGCGTGGCCGACATCCTCCGCCGCGAGCAGGTCCCGGTGCTCGTCGTGGCCAACAAGGTGGACGACCGGGTCCACGAGTACGCGATGCACGAGTTCGAATCGCTGGGCCTGGGCGTGCCGCAGCCGATCTCCGCCCTCCACGGCACCGGCATCTCCGACCTCCTGGAAGAGGTGGCCCGGCGCCTGCCTCCCTCCGACGAACAGGCCCCAGCCGAACCGATCATGCAGATGGCCATCGTCGGGCCCCGCAACGCCGGCAAAAGCACGTTCATCAATACCCTGGCCGGCGAGGAACGGGTCATCGTCAGCGAGATTCCCGGCACCACTCGCGATGCCGTCGATGTCCGCTTCCAGATCGGCAATAGAACCTTTCTCGCCATCGATACCGCCGGCGTCCGCAAAAAGGGCAAAATCCGCGAATCCGTCGATTTCTACAGCTACGTCCGGGCCGAACGCTCCATCCGGAGGGCCGACGTCATCCTGCTCATGGTCGACGCCAGCCAGCCAATCGCCCAGATCACCAAGAAGCTCGCCGGTTATATCACGGAAAATTGTAAACCGTGTGTCATAGTGATAAACAAGTGGGATCTGGCCGTGGGCAAAGCCGACATCCAGGACTACGCCGAGTACGTCGAGAAGACTATGCCGGGGCTCAGCTTCGCCCCCATCAGCCTCACCTGCGCCAAGGACGCGATCAACGTCCAGGAGACCGTCAAGCTCGCCTACAAGCTCTTCGAGCAGGCCTCCACACGGGTATCCACCGGCCAGCTCAATGAGGCCATCGAGGAGATCCGCAAGGCCAAAGCCCCCAGTGGCGCCAAGAGCAAGGCCCGCCCCCGTTTCTACTACGCCACCCAGATCGGCGTCCGGCCGCCCACCATCGTCCTCTTCGTTAACGACCGACAGGCCTTCGGCGAGGACTACCAGCGGTTTATCGTCAACCGTTTCCGCGACCTCCTTCCGTTCGCCGAGGTTCCGATCCGCCTGATGGTCCGCGAGCGGACCCGCAGCCAGGAAGGGGGCAAACCCCCTGGCAAACGCCCGCCCAAGGCCTGA
- a CDS encoding substrate-binding domain-containing protein, with amino-acid sequence MPVGTQDISYNSKSVRLSRQILSDIGAGRYASGSMLPSETALAGAYGVSRPTVRRAIAILTGEGRLEKLPQRGVLVPSRPLYEGQIAQIAYVTPALAGETNLYVKGIGEALDPQRHALATYSTCADLRKYQRMIEQLVRLRPAGIILHTMPEEICRIDGAILADAGIPVVIVGQHELPGLPCDWVRDSCELLAQEVAWYIGAKGYRDPVHFTYTPARINRPAIETFRRELSPLGVELPDERIFIFDAPSGYRSPPDPFIDAQRKMAEMLRAGFRCEVLICGHDYPAVGALRAILAAGIKVPQEMKVISLMGSAVDAVSPMKLATMDVHRDLQGRRAAELLLRRIDGYAGPIEVHHIAADLVEGETM; translated from the coding sequence ATGCCAGTTGGAACCCAGGACATTTCCTACAACAGCAAATCGGTGCGGCTGAGCCGTCAGATCCTCTCGGACATCGGTGCCGGCCGGTACGCTTCCGGCTCGATGCTGCCTTCCGAGACCGCGTTGGCGGGCGCATACGGCGTCTCGCGGCCGACGGTCCGCCGGGCCATCGCCATCCTGACCGGCGAAGGCCGGTTGGAGAAGCTTCCTCAGCGCGGCGTACTCGTACCGTCCCGGCCACTGTACGAAGGCCAGATCGCCCAGATCGCCTACGTGACGCCCGCCCTGGCGGGTGAGACGAATCTGTACGTCAAGGGGATCGGCGAGGCCCTGGATCCGCAGCGGCACGCGCTGGCCACGTATTCCACCTGTGCCGACCTTCGGAAGTACCAGCGGATGATCGAGCAACTCGTCCGGCTTCGCCCGGCCGGGATCATCCTGCACACGATGCCGGAGGAGATCTGCCGGATCGACGGCGCAATTCTGGCCGATGCGGGCATCCCGGTGGTGATCGTGGGTCAGCACGAGTTGCCCGGGCTGCCCTGCGACTGGGTTCGCGACTCGTGCGAGTTGCTCGCCCAGGAGGTGGCTTGGTACATCGGTGCCAAGGGCTATCGCGATCCGGTCCATTTCACCTACACTCCGGCGCGGATCAACCGGCCGGCGATCGAGACGTTCCGGCGGGAGCTTTCGCCGCTGGGCGTCGAGCTTCCCGACGAGCGGATTTTCATCTTTGACGCTCCGAGCGGCTACCGGTCACCGCCCGATCCGTTCATTGACGCGCAGCGGAAGATGGCGGAAATGCTGCGAGCGGGCTTCCGGTGCGAGGTGTTGATCTGCGGGCATGACTATCCGGCGGTCGGGGCGCTGCGGGCAATCCTGGCGGCGGGGATCAAGGTGCCGCAGGAGATGAAGGTGATTTCGCTGATGGGTTCGGCGGTCGACGCGGTCTCGCCCATGAAGCTGGCCACGATGGACGTCCACCGCGACCTTCAGGGCCGGCGGGCGGCGGAGCTGCTGCTCCGCCGGATCGACGGGTACGCCGGACCGATCGAGGTGCACCACATAGCGGCTGATCTAGTCGAAGGGGAAACGATGTAG
- a CDS encoding PDZ domain-containing protein: MALLPGIVSAEAVVSEPQGLSGLLLLRDVEKELVDLTERLGQTVVAIEGQRPTPWSDDSGEAEVEPAVMAPVRGSGLVISSNGEILTNEHVVRQCTDIRVTLWDGRTYAAQLVAGDPRSDLAVLKIAAADLPTARFGDIGKIRRGQWALAMGNPLGLCFDGQAAVSLGIVSSIGRYVPGVDSQTDRYYGNLIQTTAQINVGNSGGPLFNLDGEVIGINTIISATEVVGGPAAFAIPACKWTKRIIEKLRAGERIDHGYLGLSLSNPAGKAGARVETVKGRSPAALAGIEVGDLIVEYDDEEVANVDDLIRLIGLTVPGTKVSIKLERDARLLQATLVVAARRDFVHAAHSPAESATAVGSYNYRD; the protein is encoded by the coding sequence GTGGCGCTTCTGCCGGGGATCGTCTCGGCGGAGGCGGTGGTGTCGGAGCCGCAGGGCCTTTCGGGCCTGCTGCTCCTGCGCGACGTTGAGAAAGAACTGGTAGATCTGACGGAACGCCTCGGCCAGACCGTGGTGGCGATCGAGGGCCAGCGTCCGACGCCCTGGTCGGACGACAGCGGCGAGGCCGAGGTGGAACCGGCGGTGATGGCGCCGGTCCGCGGCAGCGGCCTGGTGATCTCGTCGAACGGCGAGATTCTCACGAACGAGCACGTGGTGCGCCAGTGCACGGACATCCGCGTGACGCTGTGGGACGGGCGGACGTACGCGGCCCAGCTCGTGGCGGGCGACCCGCGGAGCGACCTGGCGGTGCTGAAGATCGCCGCGGCGGACCTGCCGACGGCCAGGTTCGGCGACATCGGCAAGATTCGCCGCGGCCAGTGGGCGCTGGCCATGGGCAATCCGCTGGGCCTGTGCTTTGACGGGCAGGCGGCGGTGAGCCTTGGCATCGTCTCGTCCATCGGCCGCTACGTACCGGGCGTCGACAGCCAGACCGACCGCTACTACGGCAATCTCATCCAGACCACCGCGCAGATCAACGTGGGCAACAGCGGCGGCCCGCTGTTCAATCTCGACGGCGAGGTGATCGGGATCAACACGATCATCTCGGCCACCGAGGTGGTGGGCGGACCGGCCGCGTTCGCCATTCCCGCCTGCAAGTGGACCAAACGGATCATCGAGAAGCTCCGGGCGGGCGAGCGGATCGACCATGGGTATCTGGGGCTCTCGCTGAGCAACCCAGCCGGCAAGGCCGGGGCGCGGGTTGAGACGGTCAAGGGGCGAAGCCCCGCCGCTCTGGCCGGCATCGAGGTCGGCGACCTGATCGTGGAGTATGACGACGAAGAAGTGGCCAACGTGGACGACCTGATCCGCCTGATCGGCCTGACCGTTCCGGGCACAAAAGTCTCGATAAAGCTGGAGCGGGATGCTAGACTCCTCCAGGCGACGCTGGTGGTGGCGGCGCGGCGGGATTTCGTCCACGCCGCCCACTCCCCTGCCGAGTCGGCAACGGCCGTCGGTTCCTATAATTACAGAGACTAG
- a CDS encoding prepilin-type N-terminal cleavage/methylation domain-containing protein has product MSSAYSKSEIRNPRSFTLIELLVVVAIIAVLVAILLPALAKARDSARVVECAANLRSLGQGIHVYAGDYSGFAPINHNFAGNFQHVAWSGGWWNFGMLFGLRMIETPKVFYCPSFGGTHDSDTPAYEAMKDYWRPSPGTSIIRIPYVYLVPHIFGGEQDPYGGGNFAYAVPGAVRIGNESDWMEPHGKFWTAQADNLCGYAVGSDLLYSMSDWTHAQREGFNVLFGEGAVRFSRSPLADSPFCWPGWWSGGTMNLHWLFRDFSRWNN; this is encoded by the coding sequence ATGTCTTCCGCATATTCGAAATCCGAAATTCGAAATCCGAGATCATTTACGCTGATCGAACTGCTGGTGGTGGTGGCGATCATCGCGGTGCTGGTGGCGATCCTGCTGCCGGCTTTGGCCAAGGCGCGGGATAGTGCGCGGGTGGTCGAGTGCGCCGCGAATCTGCGGAGTCTGGGACAGGGGATTCACGTTTACGCCGGGGATTACAGCGGGTTTGCCCCGATCAACCACAACTTCGCGGGGAATTTCCAGCACGTGGCGTGGTCTGGCGGGTGGTGGAATTTCGGTATGCTGTTCGGCCTGCGCATGATCGAGACGCCCAAGGTGTTTTACTGCCCGAGTTTCGGCGGCACGCACGACAGCGATACGCCGGCCTACGAGGCGATGAAGGACTACTGGCGACCGTCGCCGGGCACAAGCATCATTCGGATTCCGTACGTCTACCTGGTGCCGCACATCTTCGGCGGCGAGCAGGATCCTTACGGCGGCGGGAACTTTGCCTATGCGGTTCCCGGCGCGGTTCGGATCGGCAACGAGTCAGATTGGATGGAGCCGCACGGCAAGTTCTGGACCGCCCAGGCTGACAACCTGTGCGGGTACGCGGTCGGCAGCGACCTGTTGTACTCGATGTCCGACTGGACCCACGCCCAGCGCGAGGGCTTCAACGTGCTGTTCGGCGAAGGCGCGGTGCGTTTTTCGCGGAGCCCTCTGGCCGACAGTCCGTTTTGCTGGCCGGGCTGGTGGTCCGGCGGGACCATGAACTTGCATTGGCTATTCCGGGATTTTTCCCGGTGGAATAACTGA